The genome window CACGTTGGGAGATACCTGGCGCGCGCACGAAGAACGGCCGCCCGCTGCTTCTTCCCCTGCCTTTAGATGCAGCACGAATGCTGGCCGAGATGCCGCGCATTGGCGAGAAGGGCCTCGCCTTCACAGTCACCGGAGAGACGCCGGTCATGGGCTTCTCGGACGCCAAGGAGCGGCTCGACGCGGCGATGCTCGCCATAGCGCGCAAGGAAGCCGCCGAACGCGGTGAAGACCCCGAGAAGGTGCTGCCGCTTCCCCGTTGGACCTGGCACGACCTGCGTCGCACGACTGCCACCGGCATGGCGGGCCTCGGCGTGCAGCCTCACGTCATCGAAGCGGTGCTGAACCATGTGTCGGGCGCGAAAGCCGGTGTGGCGGGGATCTACAATCGCCACGCCTACTTGGCGGAGAAGAAGGCCGCGCTCGCCATATGGGCGAAGCATGTTGCAACGCTAAATTTTTTCACAGAGGAGAAGACCGCCTAGACGACACTGACGCATAGCGAAGCATTTCAAATCAACTCTTTCATGTATTCGGTAGGTCAATAAATATCAACGTCGCTCACGCCTAGTCATTGCTCTTGCGATAACATGTAATCGCCCGATGTGATTTGCTGCCAATGTTTCCCCGTAACCGAACGCATGGGGATTCGCATGACTGCAAAATCTAAGAAGTTTCTCACCTCGCGAGATGTCAAAGATCGCCTCGGGATATCCGACATGACGCTTCATCGCTGGTTGCGCTCCAGCGAGCTTAAATTTCCTCGACCGGTTGTTATCGGTCGGCGCCGCTTTTGGGATGAGTCCGAGTTCGAGCGTTTCATCAATGCCCGCCGCACCAGCGTCTGAGCGCAGGCGAGGCGACGGTGAACGAAGCGGACATCAAGGAAGCGTTCCTCGCCGCGATGCGCGCGAGCGGCGTGCACATGGACTGCGCCTCGGCCCGCGGTGGCCATCCGATCGCTGACGGGAAGCTGAAGCGGGCCGATTCGACGGGCAAAGGAAGGCGCAGGAAATATGACATCTGGTATATCCTGCATGCAGACGAGCGCCCGGTCGGAGAATTCGGCGACTACAAACACGACATCCGCGATAGGTGGATCGCGGGGAAAGACCTCAAACAGCTTTCTGATGCCGAGAAGGCCGCGTATCAGCAGCGAATTGCCGAGATAAGGCGCGAGCGCGAAACCTATCAGGCCATGCTGAGCGCGAATGCGGCCAAGGCGGCGGCCCTTCTACTGTCGGGGAGCTGCAGCGCCGGCTTCAAAGTTGCCGCGGGGCACCCCTATCTCGCGAAGAAAAAGCTGCCTGCTTTCCCTGGCGCGCGCGTGCTGACGAAGGATGTGCGTTACGTGATCGACCCTGAGATTGGCGAGCAGACGGTGAGCGCAGGCACGCTGATCGTGCCGATGTTCCACACGACCGAGGGCAACGCGACGCTCGTCAGCGTCCAAAGGATCTTCGCAAACGGCGACAAGCGATTCCTGAAAGGCACCCCCAAAAAAGGGGCTTTCCATCCGGTCGGGCTTCACACCGCGCCCGACGCTCCGATCTACATCGCCGAAGGCTACGCGACCGCCGCGCGCATCCATGAAGCGACAGGTGAGCGTGCTGTGGCGGCATTCGACGCGGGCAATATGACGCCGGTCGCCATCGCCTTGAAGGCCAAGTACCCCGAGGCCCGTTTTATCATCATGGCGGACAACGACAGGTTCACGAAAGGCAACCCAGGCGTTCGCCATGCCCGCGAAGCCGCCGACGCTATCGGCGCACCACTCGTGATCCCGCAGTTCGAGCAGGGCGAAGACGACGCTACGGACTTTGATGATCTCCACCAGAAGCGCGGCGCGGGTTGCGTGCGGGCAGCCATAGATGCCGTTCTCAATCCGCCGGTTGAGGATGCTCAGCAGTCGGAAACGGACGATATGCCTTTCGATGGCGACAACCTCTCAATGTCCTTTGGGGAAGAGCGAAAGCCGAAACCGCTCGTTCAAGTACGACGCGGCGCCATTCACGAGGCAGTTGACGCTGCCAATCAGGTGCTGGCCGATCCGGCCATCGGCATCTTTTCCAGATCAGGTAGGCTAGTGCGCGCTGTCGTCTACGAAGGAGCGCAGCGCACGCTGACCAGCCGCCCGCGTGGCGAGGGAAATCTTGATCGTCCAGACGGGGCGATTGTGGTGCGAGAACTCGGCGAGGCTGCTCTATGCGAAACGCTCACTCGTTACGCAAACTTCGAAAAATACGACGGGCGGGCGAAGGACTGGGTATCCATCGACTGCCCCACCGAAATTGCGCGCATGCTTTTAGGGAGGCAGGGATATGGCTGGGCGGCCCCAAACCTCCGCGCTGTGGTGCGCGCTCCAACGCTGAGGCCGGATTTCTCCGTGCTGAGCGAGCCCGGATATGATGTGGCCTCGGGCCTTCTATTTCTGAGCGACCGCATATGGCATCACGTCGATTCAAACCCGACGCGTAAAGATGCCGCCGCTGCGCTCGACGTCTTGCTCGAGCCCATTGAGCACCTTCCCTTTGTCGATGACGTTGACCGGTCGGCGGCGCTCGCGCTGCTTCTTACGGCCGTTATCCGTCCTATGTTGCGTAATGCCCCTATGTTCGCAGTTACGGCGCCAGCAGCCGGTACGGGAAAGAGCGTTACCGTCGACGTTGCGTCGGTCCTTTCCACTGGAAAAGTCGCGTCGGTCATAACGCCAACGCGTGACGATATCGAGATGGAGAAGCGCCTCGGCGCGGCCGCCATTGAGGGCGATGCGGTCATCGCTATCGATAACATTTCTCATCCGCTCGCGAGCGATCAGCTCTGCCAACTGCTCACGCAAGGCGAGGTTCAGGTTCGCATTCTGGGGCGCTCGGAGAACGTAAAGGTGCCGTCGACGGCGCTTATCTGCGCTACAGGAAACAACCTCACAATCGTTGGCGACCTCGTGCGACGCACGATCAGGATCCGTCTCGACGCGAAGCGCGAGGCGCCAGACGAGCGGCTTTTTCCTTTCAACCCTATAGACCGTGCCCTCGAGAGGCGCGCGGAGATGGTCGCTGCGGCACTCACCGTGCTGCGGGCCTATCATATGGCCGGTATGCCGAACCGGGCGCCACCAATGGGTTCGTTTGAGGATTGGTCGGACATCGTTCGCAGCGCGCTTATCTGGACCAACATGCCGGATCCGCGTGGAAATGTTGAAGAGATGCGCGCCGAAGACCCGGAGAAGGTCACGCTTCGCGAGATCATGGACGCGCTTCCATCAACTCCGTTCACGGTGAAAGAGGTGAAGCGCCTCGTCCACACGGATGACGATTTGCGCACCGCTCTGGCCGGTTACCTCGACCGCAATGGCTCCCTGAACACTGTTCGATTTGCGGGCTTTCTGCGTCGGCATAGGGACAGCGTTGCTTTTGGTCGCGCAATCAGACTCGCCCACTCAGACGAGCGGCACGGCTCCGTCTGGTCAATCACGCAGATAGACCCCTGTGAAGGGGGGTTTGGGGGGTAATGGGGGTTTCTTCAACTGCACGCGAGAAATTGTCAGAATTATATGGATAGATATATGAAGCTGACATTTCCTAGAGAGCGACCAGATTTACCCCCCTTACCCCTCAAACCCCCCAAGGTAGCAATCCCGCTTCGATGAGGTGGACGAAATGCAGAACACGCCGACACCGCCGGTCTCCATTGCCGATGTGGACGCAACCCGCGCTTTGCTTCGCCATCGGATCGCGCCGCATTTTATGGGACATCCTGAAGAGCGCGTGCTGGCTTTGGCTGACAAGCTTCTGGCGGAATGGGCGACGTCACTTCCCCAAAGCAGCGCTGAGAAGATCCGCGAGAGGCGATATCTGGTGACCTGGCTGCGTCAGAGACACTACCGGGAAGGATCCATTCGCGAAGCAGTAAGGAGGATGATCGCTGACGCCTGCCGCATGCGTTACCACCCGGCTCATCCGCCCGCGACGGAACCACGCGCTACCCTGCACCGCATGATGTTCATTTCTGGCGGCGAGTTCCCCTCCGACCGCACGCTCCGCGACGACCTAAAAGGCTCTGGGCAGAGCTAGTTAAGACTTTGCCCACCCGCCTCGGCATGCTGTTCCCATGAGAGGAACACCGATGCGAATAGA of Rhodomicrobium vannielii ATCC 17100 contains these proteins:
- a CDS encoding helix-turn-helix transcriptional regulator — translated: MTAKSKKFLTSRDVKDRLGISDMTLHRWLRSSELKFPRPVVIGRRRFWDESEFERFINARRTSV
- a CDS encoding toprim domain-containing protein — encoded protein: MNEADIKEAFLAAMRASGVHMDCASARGGHPIADGKLKRADSTGKGRRRKYDIWYILHADERPVGEFGDYKHDIRDRWIAGKDLKQLSDAEKAAYQQRIAEIRRERETYQAMLSANAAKAAALLLSGSCSAGFKVAAGHPYLAKKKLPAFPGARVLTKDVRYVIDPEIGEQTVSAGTLIVPMFHTTEGNATLVSVQRIFANGDKRFLKGTPKKGAFHPVGLHTAPDAPIYIAEGYATAARIHEATGERAVAAFDAGNMTPVAIALKAKYPEARFIIMADNDRFTKGNPGVRHAREAADAIGAPLVIPQFEQGEDDATDFDDLHQKRGAGCVRAAIDAVLNPPVEDAQQSETDDMPFDGDNLSMSFGEERKPKPLVQVRRGAIHEAVDAANQVLADPAIGIFSRSGRLVRAVVYEGAQRTLTSRPRGEGNLDRPDGAIVVRELGEAALCETLTRYANFEKYDGRAKDWVSIDCPTEIARMLLGRQGYGWAAPNLRAVVRAPTLRPDFSVLSEPGYDVASGLLFLSDRIWHHVDSNPTRKDAAAALDVLLEPIEHLPFVDDVDRSAALALLLTAVIRPMLRNAPMFAVTAPAAGTGKSVTVDVASVLSTGKVASVITPTRDDIEMEKRLGAAAIEGDAVIAIDNISHPLASDQLCQLLTQGEVQVRILGRSENVKVPSTALICATGNNLTIVGDLVRRTIRIRLDAKREAPDERLFPFNPIDRALERRAEMVAAALTVLRAYHMAGMPNRAPPMGSFEDWSDIVRSALIWTNMPDPRGNVEEMRAEDPEKVTLREIMDALPSTPFTVKEVKRLVHTDDDLRTALAGYLDRNGSLNTVRFAGFLRRHRDSVAFGRAIRLAHSDERHGSVWSITQIDPCEGGFGG